One window from the genome of Crassostrea angulata isolate pt1a10 chromosome 2, ASM2561291v2, whole genome shotgun sequence encodes:
- the LOC128173096 gene encoding nectin-1-like, whose amino-acid sequence MQISLNSIGSLLTGFVFITSISSLTLKTKNVIFEDGDSIILNCTYFKINTEYIAYRTIKWQKLIGDVFRNIALFSPPGGYRPYIPYEMQPFYNNRTELIAPNISRSAVMIIKDPICSDQGVYRCWIEYYSENSVKEQTSGSVVKLKSNPKEPEKFQLFPNELDEKQSISILCSANVGSPLGNIKIWKISQYNDTPVLLHESEATTNETGKCTEFIDVHITYTVTRVDNGALFRCSSQNNMTQGPGPYKDSLKISVLYVPDKPVITLTPLKSLYFVGDYLTIQCITDSNPPPVFTWKFQPQNKSLETVIKKSPDISKLVFDTLKTTDSGTYSCMATNAARLNSANVTSSVSIYVSHSEISNQGCNQCGYITVCQQYDGKTECVTNKWVPIAIVFILISVSFAVASIVLIKNKSASQDDGGYQAHAEIANTHVYSALQSHQAETGVYTTLPSHQPETGVYTSLQSHHPETGVYTSLQSHQPETGAYTSLQSNQPETAAYTSLQSHQPETGVYTSLQFHKPETGVYTSLQSHQPETGLYTSLQSHKPETGVYTSLQSQRPETDEYTSLQSQRPETGEHGSLQSHKPETGEYTSIDNVS is encoded by the exons atgcagATAAGTTTGAACAGCATTGGATCGTTACTGACAGGTTTTGTTTTCATAACTA GTATCTCATCACTTACTCTGAAGACTAAGAACGTAATTTTTGAGGATGGCGATAGCATTATTCTTAACTGTacctattttaaaataaacactgAATACATCGCTTACAGAACCATCAAATGGCAGAAACTGATAGGCGATGTATTTAGAAATATAGCGCTGTTTTCGCCTCCTGGTGGCTATCGGCCTTACATTCCCTATGAAATGCAGCCTTTTTACAACAACAGGACAGAGCTTATTGCACCAAACATCTCGCGTTCTGCTGTAATGATTATAAAGGACCCTATCTGTAGTGACCAAGGAGTTTACCGATGCTGGATAGAATACTACTCCGAGAATTCAGTAAAAGAACAAACCAGTGGCTctgttgtaaaattaaaat CCAATCCAAAAGAACCTGAGAAGTTTCAGTTGTTTCCAAACGAACTAGATGAGAAACAGTCTATTAGTATATTATGTAGTGCTAATGTCGGAAGTCCGTTGGGAAATATTAAGATCTGGAAAATATCTCAATACAATGATACACCTGTATTGTTACACGAATCCGAAGCTACAACAAATGAAACAGGAAAATGTACAGAATTTATAGATGTCCACATTACTTACACTGTAACGAGAGTCGACAATGGAGCTCTATTTCGATGTTCATCGCAAAACAACATGACCCAAGGCCCTGGACCATACAAGGATTCCTTAAAGATCTCTGTGCTTT ATGTGCCTGATAAGCCTGTAATAACTTTGACTCCTCTCAAGTCTCTCTATTTTGTTGGAGATTACCTCACAATCCAGTGTATTACTGATAGTAACCCGCCACCCGTTTTCACCTGGAAATTTCAGCCTCAAAACAAATCCTTAGAAACCGTGATAAAAAAGTCTCCTGATATTTCAAAGCTAGTGTTCGATACACTTAAAACTACCGATTCTGGGACTTACAGTTGCATGGCAACCAATGCAGCTAGACTAAATTCTGCGAACGTGACCTCCTCTGTTTCTATATATGTAAGTCATTCTGAGATTAGCAACCAGGGATGCAATCAGTGCGGATATATCACGGTATGTCAGCAATATGATGGAAAGACTGAGTGTGTCACCAACAAATGGGTTCCTATTGCAATTGTGTTTATTCTCATTAGTGTTTCATTTGCGGTTGCTTCGATCGTTTTGATCAAGAATAAAAG TGCCTCACAAGACGACGGGGGGTACCAGGCACACGCAGAAATTGCCAACACGCACGT ATATTCAGCATTACAATCTCACCAAGCGGAAACTGGTGTATATACAACGTTACCATCTCACCAACCGGAAACTGGGGTATACACATCGTTACAATCTCACCACCCGGAAACTGGGGTTTATACATCGTTACAATCCCACCAGCCAGAAACTGGGGCATATACATCGTTACAATCTAACCAGCCAGAAACTGCGGCATACACATCGTTACAATCTCACCAACCGGAAACTGGGGTTTATACATCGTTACAATTTCACAAGCCAGAAACTGGGGTATATACATCGTTACAATCTCATCAACCGGAAACTGGGTTATATACATCGTTACAATCTCACAAACCAGAAACTGGGGTATATACATCGTTACAATCTCAGCGACCAGAAACTGATGAATATACATCGTTACAGTCTCAGCGACCAGAAACTGGGGAACACGGATCGTTACAATCTCACAAACCGGAAACTGGTGAATATACATCAATTGACAATGTATCGTGA